Proteins encoded together in one Miscanthus floridulus cultivar M001 chromosome 16, ASM1932011v1, whole genome shotgun sequence window:
- the LOC136509914 gene encoding U-box domain-containing protein 7-like: MGAAAVDDAASMRAAVRRLSLGAAAAEEKRDAAGEVARLARADERTKRLLPELGVVPALLDMLADGRSAAGARVAAAGALLELARGTHRNKVHIVKAGLLKKLPRLTDDKDLSRSQELALLVLSISSLANTDFPLSTTELLPFLVATLSAADVPSDTKLPCLATLRNLSTKLEHARDVVSSGAVRALLSLSLSLDRKTSEAALCILGELAAASAAARKAMEEEEGEAASRAVLEAMTRHESARCQEHATYLAMVLARHGSRALRRRMRQLGVVQALLEVSLLGSPLAQRRAAKILQWFKEEGPQQSRVSAHSGPRVEGDGGTSCPDDDVAGEDGREAKDCRRDTTVGKIVRQSLDRNMKCILRRATASVDLTNVKLLVTSSSSKSLPC; this comes from the exons ATGGGGGCAGCAGCGGTCGACGACGCCGCGTCGATGAGGGCCGCGGTGAGGCGGCTCAGcctcggcgcggcggcggcggaggagaagcGGGACGCCGCGGGGGAGGTCGCGAGGCTGGCGCGCGCGGACGAGCGGACGAAGCGCCTCCTGCCCGAGCTCGGCGTCGTGCCGGCGCTCCTGGACATGCTGGCCGACGGGCGGAGCGCCGCGGGAGCGCGCGTGGCCGCGGCCGGGGCGCTGCTCGAGCTCGCCAGAGGGACGCACAG AAATAAGGTGCACATCGTCAAGGCCGGTCTGCTCAAGAAGCTGCCGCGGCTCACGGACGACAAGGACCTGTCGAGAAGCCAGGAGCTGGCGCTGCTGGTTCTTTCCATCTCGTCACTGGCCAACACCGACTTCCCCCTCTCCACCACCGAGCTCCTGCCGTTCCTCGTGGCCACGCTGAGCGCCGCCGACGTCCCGTCCGACACGAAGCTGCCGTGCCTGGCGACCCTCCGCAACCTGTCGACGAAGCTCGAGCACGCGCGCGACGTGGTGTCCAGCGGCGCCGTGCGCGCGCTCCTGTCCCTGTCCCTCTCGCTGGACCGGAAGACGTCCGAGGCGGCGCTGTGCATCCTCGGGGAGCTGGCGGCAGCGAGCGcggcggcgaggaaggcgatggaggaggaggagggcgaggcGGCGTCGCGGGCGGTCCTGGAGGCCATGACGCGGCACGAGAGCGCGCGGTGCCAGGAGCACGCGACGTACCTGGCCATGGTGCTCGCGCGGCACGGCAGCCGCGCGCTGCGGCGCAGGATGCGCCAGCTCGGCGTCGTGCAGGCGCTCCTGGAGGTCTCGCTGCTCGGCAGCCCGCTCGCGCAGCGGCGGGCGGCCAAGATCCTGCAGTGGTTCAAGGAGGAAGGGCCGCAGCAGAGCAGGGTCAGCGCGCACTCGGGGCCTCGCGTGGAGGGAGACGGCGGCACGTCGTGCCCCGACGACGACGTCGCCGGCGAGGACGGCCGGGAGGCGAAGGATTGCCGCCGGGATACCACCGTGGGCAAGATTGTGAGGCAGAGCCTGGATAGGAACATGAAGTGTATACTGAGGAGGGCCACGGCGTCCGTGGACCTGACCAATGTTAAGCTGCTGGTTACGAGCTCTAGCTCCAAGAGCTTGCCTTGCTGA